A segment of the Acidobacteriota bacterium genome:
GGCGCGCCGCTCACGCTCGACCTCACGCCCGAGCCGCGGACGAAGTACGACATCGGATACACGGGACTCAACCCCGCGATCCTCGCGGTCGTCGCCCGCGTCGTCCCGAACTATCCCGGCGCCAAGGCGGGGCTCAGGGTCGGCGACCGGATCGTCTCCGTGAACGGCAAGCCCGTCGTCCTGTACTTCGAGGTCGTCCGCTTCATCCGCGAGGCGGCCTCCGGGTTCGACAAGGACGGCGCGAAGCCCATCGAGATGGTCGTCACGCGCGGAAGCGAGACGATCACGCTCAACGTCGTCCCCGTCAAGGAAGGGGAGAACTGGCGCATCGGCTTCGCTCCGAAGGAGGAGACGACGGTCCGGCGCCTCGGGCTCGGGGCGGCGTTCGCGGCCTCGTGGCGCGAAAACGTCCGCCAGGTGAAGGTGACCGGCCAGATCGTCGGCCGCCTCTTCCGCGGAACGGGCTCCATGCGGCAGCTCTCGGGCCCGATCGACATCGCGAAGTTCTCCGGCGAGGCGGCGCGCTCGGGCGTGGCCCCGCTCGTGATGCTCATGGGCGTCCTCTCGCTGCAGCTCGGCCTCCTGAACCTCCTGCCGATCCCGCTCCTCGACGGCGGCCAGATCTTCGTCACGCTTCTCGAGGCCGCCGCGCGGCGCGACTTCTCGATCAAGGTCAAGGAGCGCCTCCTGCAGGCCGGTTTCGCGTTCCTCGTCCTCATCATGGTGACCGTCCTCTACTTCGACGTCATCAAGAACGTCACGTTCTGATGCCGCGCCACCGCACGGTCGGCGTGCCCGTCGGAGGGATCCAGGTCGGCGGCGGCGCGCCCGTCGTCGTCCAGTCCATGTCGAACACGGACACGGCGGACGTCGATGCCACGGTCAAGCAGGGACTCGAGCTCGCCGAGGCGGGCTCGGAGCTCGTGCGGATCACGGTGAACGTGGACGAGGCCGCGCGGGCGGTCCCGGAGATCAAGCGCCGGCTTCTCGCGGCCGGCTGCGACGTCCCGCTCATCGGGGACTTCCACTACAACGGCCACGTCCTCCTGACGAAGTACCCGGACATGGCGAAGGCCCTCGACAAGTACCGGATCAACCCGGGCAACGTCGGGACCGGGAAGCGCCGCGACGAGCAGTTCGCGACGATCTGCGGCGTCGCGCGGGACCTCGGGCGGCCCGTGCGCATCGGCGTGAACGGCGGCTCCCTGAACCAGGAGCTCGTCATGCAGAAGATGCAGGAGAACACGGACAAGGACCTCGGGAGGACGTCCGAGGAGATCG
Coding sequences within it:
- the rseP gene encoding RIP metalloprotease RseP; amino-acid sequence: MNIPTNILALVFVLSFLIVFHEGGHFAVAKFFKFPVEVFSLGFGKRLFGWKRKETDYRVSLIPLGGYVKVVGLGPDESDIVAGEHAAPAQPGTRLQRLLILFAGPGVNLVLAFLLTALAFLVGIEVAAYKSETPVVKVVDHGSPAEKAGIKEGDRIETISGKTVKTWEEVEIETGLAPREKLAVGIVRDGAPLTLDLTPEPRTKYDIGYTGLNPAILAVVARVVPNYPGAKAGLRVGDRIVSVNGKPVVLYFEVVRFIREAASGFDKDGAKPIEMVVTRGSETITLNVVPVKEGENWRIGFAPKEETTVRRLGLGAAFAASWRENVRQVKVTGQIVGRLFRGTGSMRQLSGPIDIAKFSGEAARSGVAPLVMLMGVLSLQLGLLNLLPIPLLDGGQIFVTLLEAAARRDFSIKVKERLLQAGFAFLVLIMVTVLYFDVIKNVTF